From a region of the Alosa sapidissima isolate fAloSap1 chromosome 9, fAloSap1.pri, whole genome shotgun sequence genome:
- the LOC121718901 gene encoding uncharacterized protein LOC121718901 isoform X2, translating to MSYPVRFSLAKMDNSGLKPDMSRYPEPSQQQPMPVKKVKSEECYEFLQKVKVEETPGLEHGCKTEILAFQTFIVKEEKWSPVRIKEEEEEEESNLREYGHSDVSPDSQKVEERPELEPDWTTDMPTSPQLTCKEETYCTVEIKEEMKEETYCTIEMKEEMKEEDCHEDVSFTIQEEKPGIEYDCNAEMYTSPQLTCKEEIKADAYVPEEIKEEEIEEENVREYGHGSSPINTRGSIGIDCDPEPKTWSILGSFMAFGSDDLFYSAPNTTLDALAAFPHLAPATAPLSSPAAPEGLAAPALEMRDPCGQKCRRQCTAKFSEERRQEIWSSYRAMDFAEKRMFVFHSVSQLPTARSYGAGSRRGRSFVYRLKDKDRVPQQVCKTFFLATLGYHPTNDSLVLSVMRREIGNVSNLRDQRGRHAPANKLDMQPVYDHIESFHPSVSHCGRVQAPHCRYLPRDITVKLMYADYVEKGNHCSYETYRKAVKQKNISFCKTRGDVRSACWP from the exons GACTGAAGCCTGATATGTCCAGATATCCTGAACCATCACAACAACAGCCAATGCCCGTGAAGAAGGTCAAGTCAGAAGAATGTTATGAGTTCCTTCAGAAAGTCAAAGTGGAAGAAACCCCAGGTCTAGAACATGGCTGCAAGACAGAGATACTCGCATTCCAAACCTTCATTGTCAAAGAAGAGAAGTGGTCACCAGTGCGAattaaagaagaagaagaagaagaagaatccaATTTAAGGGAATATGGACACAGCGACGTTTCCCCTGATA GTCAGAAAGTGGAAGAAAGGCCTGAACTGGAACCTGACTGGACGACTGATATGCCAACATCACCGCAGCTGACCTGCAAGGAGGAAACGTATTGCACCGTAGAAATCAAAGAAGAAATGAAGGAGGAAACATATTGCACCATAGAAATGAAAGAAGAAATGAAAGAAGAGGACTGTCACGAGGATGTGTCTTTTACAA TTCAGGAAGAAAAGCCTGGAATAGAATACGACTGTAACGCCGAAATGTACACATCACCACAGTTGACCTGCAAAGAAGAAATCAAAGCAGACGCATATGTTCCAGAAGAAATTAAAGAAGAAGAAATTGAAGAAGAAAATGTTAGAGAATATGGTCATGGCTCGTCTCCTATAA aCACTCGTGGGAGTATTGGTATTGACTGTGATCCTGAACCAAAAACATGGTCCATTCTTGGTAGTTTCATGGCATTTGGATCAGATGACCTGTTCTACAGCGCACCTAATACCACCCTTGATGCTCTTGCGGCGTTTCCCCACTTGGCTCCAGCCACAGCCCCCCTGTCATCACCAGCGGCCCCCGAAGGCCTAGCCGCCCCAGCCCTAGAAATGCGAGACCCGTGTGGCCAGAAATGCCGAAGACAATGCACAGCCAAGTTTAGTGAGGAGAGACGGCAGGAGATTTGGAGCAGTTACAGGGCCATGGACTTCGCAGAAAAGCGCATGTTCGTGTTTCACAGCGTCAGCCAGCTGCCGACGGCAAGATCTTATGGTGCTGGAAGTCGACGTGGCAGGTCGTTTGTTTACAGGCTAAAGGACAAAGATCGAGTCCCGCAGCAAGTCTGTAAAACATTCTTTTTGGCCACACTGGGGTACCATCCCACGAATGACTCTCTGGTCCTCTCTGTGATGAGGAGGGAGATAGGAAATGTGTCAAACCTGAGAGACCAAAGAGGAAGGCACGCGCCAGCCAACAAGCTGGACATGCAGCCTGTGTACGACCATATTGAGTCCTTCCACCCATCGGTGAGCCACTGTGGAAGGGTGCAGGCCCCACATTGTCGGTACCTTCCCAGAGACATCACCGTCAAGCTAATGTATGCTGATTATGTGGAAAAGGGTAACCACTGCTCCTATGAAACCTACCGCAAAGCTGTGAAGCAGAAGAACATCAGCTTTTGCAAAACGAGGGGCGATGTGAGGAGTGCCTGCTGGCCATGA
- the LOC121718901 gene encoding uncharacterized protein LOC121718901 isoform X1 gives MSYPVRFSLAKMDNSGLKPDMSRYPEPSQQQPMPVKKVKSEECYEFLQKVKVEETPGLEHGCKTEILAFQTFIVKEEKWSPVRIKEEEEEEESNLREYGHSDVSPDSQKVEERPELEPDWTTDMPTSPQLTCKEETYCTVEIKEEMKEETYCTIEMKEEMKEEDCHEDVSFTIQEEKPGIEYDCNAEMYTSPQLTCKEEIKADAYVPEEIKEEEIEEENVREYGHGSSPISKVMVEMTLKHRHQSEDTRGSIGIDCDPEPKTWSILGSFMAFGSDDLFYSAPNTTLDALAAFPHLAPATAPLSSPAAPEGLAAPALEMRDPCGQKCRRQCTAKFSEERRQEIWSSYRAMDFAEKRMFVFHSVSQLPTARSYGAGSRRGRSFVYRLKDKDRVPQQVCKTFFLATLGYHPTNDSLVLSVMRREIGNVSNLRDQRGRHAPANKLDMQPVYDHIESFHPSVSHCGRVQAPHCRYLPRDITVKLMYADYVEKGNHCSYETYRKAVKQKNISFCKTRGDVRSACWP, from the exons GACTGAAGCCTGATATGTCCAGATATCCTGAACCATCACAACAACAGCCAATGCCCGTGAAGAAGGTCAAGTCAGAAGAATGTTATGAGTTCCTTCAGAAAGTCAAAGTGGAAGAAACCCCAGGTCTAGAACATGGCTGCAAGACAGAGATACTCGCATTCCAAACCTTCATTGTCAAAGAAGAGAAGTGGTCACCAGTGCGAattaaagaagaagaagaagaagaagaatccaATTTAAGGGAATATGGACACAGCGACGTTTCCCCTGATA GTCAGAAAGTGGAAGAAAGGCCTGAACTGGAACCTGACTGGACGACTGATATGCCAACATCACCGCAGCTGACCTGCAAGGAGGAAACGTATTGCACCGTAGAAATCAAAGAAGAAATGAAGGAGGAAACATATTGCACCATAGAAATGAAAGAAGAAATGAAAGAAGAGGACTGTCACGAGGATGTGTCTTTTACAA TTCAGGAAGAAAAGCCTGGAATAGAATACGACTGTAACGCCGAAATGTACACATCACCACAGTTGACCTGCAAAGAAGAAATCAAAGCAGACGCATATGTTCCAGAAGAAATTAAAGAAGAAGAAATTGAAGAAGAAAATGTTAGAGAATATGGTCATGGCTCGTCTCCTATAA GTAAAGTGATGGTCGAGATGACATTGAAACACAGACATCAAAGTGAAG aCACTCGTGGGAGTATTGGTATTGACTGTGATCCTGAACCAAAAACATGGTCCATTCTTGGTAGTTTCATGGCATTTGGATCAGATGACCTGTTCTACAGCGCACCTAATACCACCCTTGATGCTCTTGCGGCGTTTCCCCACTTGGCTCCAGCCACAGCCCCCCTGTCATCACCAGCGGCCCCCGAAGGCCTAGCCGCCCCAGCCCTAGAAATGCGAGACCCGTGTGGCCAGAAATGCCGAAGACAATGCACAGCCAAGTTTAGTGAGGAGAGACGGCAGGAGATTTGGAGCAGTTACAGGGCCATGGACTTCGCAGAAAAGCGCATGTTCGTGTTTCACAGCGTCAGCCAGCTGCCGACGGCAAGATCTTATGGTGCTGGAAGTCGACGTGGCAGGTCGTTTGTTTACAGGCTAAAGGACAAAGATCGAGTCCCGCAGCAAGTCTGTAAAACATTCTTTTTGGCCACACTGGGGTACCATCCCACGAATGACTCTCTGGTCCTCTCTGTGATGAGGAGGGAGATAGGAAATGTGTCAAACCTGAGAGACCAAAGAGGAAGGCACGCGCCAGCCAACAAGCTGGACATGCAGCCTGTGTACGACCATATTGAGTCCTTCCACCCATCGGTGAGCCACTGTGGAAGGGTGCAGGCCCCACATTGTCGGTACCTTCCCAGAGACATCACCGTCAAGCTAATGTATGCTGATTATGTGGAAAAGGGTAACCACTGCTCCTATGAAACCTACCGCAAAGCTGTGAAGCAGAAGAACATCAGCTTTTGCAAAACGAGGGGCGATGTGAGGAGTGCCTGCTGGCCATGA
- the LOC121718901 gene encoding uncharacterized protein LOC121718901 isoform X3, giving the protein MSRYPEPSQQQPMPVKKVKSEECYEFLQKVKVEETPGLEHGCKTEILAFQTFIVKEEKWSPVRIKEEEEEEESNLREYGHSDVSPDSQKVEERPELEPDWTTDMPTSPQLTCKEETYCTVEIKEEMKEETYCTIEMKEEMKEEDCHEDVSFTIQEEKPGIEYDCNAEMYTSPQLTCKEEIKADAYVPEEIKEEEIEEENVREYGHGSSPISKVMVEMTLKHRHQSEDTRGSIGIDCDPEPKTWSILGSFMAFGSDDLFYSAPNTTLDALAAFPHLAPATAPLSSPAAPEGLAAPALEMRDPCGQKCRRQCTAKFSEERRQEIWSSYRAMDFAEKRMFVFHSVSQLPTARSYGAGSRRGRSFVYRLKDKDRVPQQVCKTFFLATLGYHPTNDSLVLSVMRREIGNVSNLRDQRGRHAPANKLDMQPVYDHIESFHPSVSHCGRVQAPHCRYLPRDITVKLMYADYVEKGNHCSYETYRKAVKQKNISFCKTRGDVRSACWP; this is encoded by the exons ATGTCCAGATATCCTGAACCATCACAACAACAGCCAATGCCCGTGAAGAAGGTCAAGTCAGAAGAATGTTATGAGTTCCTTCAGAAAGTCAAAGTGGAAGAAACCCCAGGTCTAGAACATGGCTGCAAGACAGAGATACTCGCATTCCAAACCTTCATTGTCAAAGAAGAGAAGTGGTCACCAGTGCGAattaaagaagaagaagaagaagaagaatccaATTTAAGGGAATATGGACACAGCGACGTTTCCCCTGATA GTCAGAAAGTGGAAGAAAGGCCTGAACTGGAACCTGACTGGACGACTGATATGCCAACATCACCGCAGCTGACCTGCAAGGAGGAAACGTATTGCACCGTAGAAATCAAAGAAGAAATGAAGGAGGAAACATATTGCACCATAGAAATGAAAGAAGAAATGAAAGAAGAGGACTGTCACGAGGATGTGTCTTTTACAA TTCAGGAAGAAAAGCCTGGAATAGAATACGACTGTAACGCCGAAATGTACACATCACCACAGTTGACCTGCAAAGAAGAAATCAAAGCAGACGCATATGTTCCAGAAGAAATTAAAGAAGAAGAAATTGAAGAAGAAAATGTTAGAGAATATGGTCATGGCTCGTCTCCTATAA GTAAAGTGATGGTCGAGATGACATTGAAACACAGACATCAAAGTGAAG aCACTCGTGGGAGTATTGGTATTGACTGTGATCCTGAACCAAAAACATGGTCCATTCTTGGTAGTTTCATGGCATTTGGATCAGATGACCTGTTCTACAGCGCACCTAATACCACCCTTGATGCTCTTGCGGCGTTTCCCCACTTGGCTCCAGCCACAGCCCCCCTGTCATCACCAGCGGCCCCCGAAGGCCTAGCCGCCCCAGCCCTAGAAATGCGAGACCCGTGTGGCCAGAAATGCCGAAGACAATGCACAGCCAAGTTTAGTGAGGAGAGACGGCAGGAGATTTGGAGCAGTTACAGGGCCATGGACTTCGCAGAAAAGCGCATGTTCGTGTTTCACAGCGTCAGCCAGCTGCCGACGGCAAGATCTTATGGTGCTGGAAGTCGACGTGGCAGGTCGTTTGTTTACAGGCTAAAGGACAAAGATCGAGTCCCGCAGCAAGTCTGTAAAACATTCTTTTTGGCCACACTGGGGTACCATCCCACGAATGACTCTCTGGTCCTCTCTGTGATGAGGAGGGAGATAGGAAATGTGTCAAACCTGAGAGACCAAAGAGGAAGGCACGCGCCAGCCAACAAGCTGGACATGCAGCCTGTGTACGACCATATTGAGTCCTTCCACCCATCGGTGAGCCACTGTGGAAGGGTGCAGGCCCCACATTGTCGGTACCTTCCCAGAGACATCACCGTCAAGCTAATGTATGCTGATTATGTGGAAAAGGGTAACCACTGCTCCTATGAAACCTACCGCAAAGCTGTGAAGCAGAAGAACATCAGCTTTTGCAAAACGAGGGGCGATGTGAGGAGTGCCTGCTGGCCATGA